One part of the Candidatus Baltobacteraceae bacterium genome encodes these proteins:
- a CDS encoding bifunctional (p)ppGpp synthetase/guanosine-3',5'-bis(diphosphate) 3'-pyrophosphohydrolase, with the protein MTIQELITRVQLYDPSVDGGWLVRVYEVADAAHEGQRRASGESYIEHPLAVAGILAELEMDRHTIAAALLHDVVEDTSITSEQVTGEFGDEIAHLVEGVTKLTRIPYQSKEDAQVENLRKMFMAMAKDIRVIIIKLADRLHNMRTLQSLPASKQQAIARETLDIYAPIAHRLGIWKIKWEIEDICLRYLDPEPYREIVERVAKTRHEREADVEEAIARLRRDFKDLNINAEIHGRPKHFYSIYSKIKKGRDFSTIYDLTAIRIIVDTVKDCYAALGAVHAMWTPLPGRFKDYIAMPKPNMYQSLHTTVVGPTGEPLEIQIRTWEMHRTSEYGIAAHWRYKEGGKADQFENKLSWLRALLEWQKDMRDSRVFMENLKIDLFDTQVFVFSPRGDVFSMPAGGTPLDFAYSVHTDVGNHCVGAKVNGRIVPLDYQLNNGDICEILVNKSSARPSLDWLSVVKTSSAKHKIKQWFRKERREENVLAGQEALEQELVRQGLRVDIARGELIERIAKRLNVLTPTDLFAAIGFGDQSAQAVANRIREEVKIDNVVDLTKIRKTPVRRNARKSSGVRIAGVDDVLVRLSKCCSPVPGDPIIGYVTIGRGVSVHRADCPNVAYMNATPERILQAQWLVDADLTHAVDVEVEAEDRPALLQDIMGVFAELKTQVSSVNARVRRDGMAVTSLTVQIRDLDHLHKLLTKLGSLKNVRRVYRVTKRERVAP; encoded by the coding sequence ATGACTATCCAGGAGCTCATCACCCGCGTTCAACTCTACGACCCGTCGGTCGACGGCGGGTGGCTCGTGCGCGTGTACGAGGTTGCCGACGCTGCTCACGAAGGCCAGCGGCGCGCCTCGGGTGAGTCTTACATCGAACACCCGCTTGCCGTTGCCGGGATTCTCGCCGAACTCGAGATGGACCGGCACACGATCGCGGCCGCGCTGCTGCACGACGTTGTCGAGGACACGTCGATCACGAGCGAGCAAGTCACCGGCGAGTTCGGCGACGAGATCGCGCACCTCGTCGAAGGCGTTACGAAGTTGACGCGGATCCCTTATCAGTCGAAGGAAGACGCGCAGGTCGAAAACCTGCGCAAGATGTTCATGGCGATGGCCAAGGACATTCGCGTCATCATCATCAAGCTCGCCGACCGCCTGCACAATATGCGGACCCTGCAGAGCCTTCCGGCCTCCAAACAGCAGGCCATCGCGCGCGAGACGCTCGACATCTACGCACCGATCGCGCACCGCCTGGGGATCTGGAAAATCAAATGGGAGATCGAGGACATCTGCCTTCGGTATCTCGATCCCGAGCCGTATCGCGAAATCGTCGAGCGCGTCGCCAAGACGCGCCACGAACGCGAAGCCGACGTCGAAGAAGCCATCGCGCGGCTGCGCCGCGACTTCAAGGATCTCAACATCAACGCCGAGATCCACGGCAGACCCAAGCACTTCTATTCGATATACTCGAAGATCAAGAAGGGCCGCGACTTCTCGACGATTTACGATCTGACGGCGATCCGCATCATCGTCGACACCGTCAAAGACTGCTACGCCGCCCTCGGCGCCGTGCACGCGATGTGGACCCCGCTTCCGGGTCGATTCAAAGACTACATCGCGATGCCCAAGCCCAACATGTACCAGTCGCTGCACACGACGGTCGTCGGGCCGACGGGCGAACCGCTCGAAATCCAAATTCGAACCTGGGAGATGCATCGTACGAGCGAGTACGGCATCGCGGCGCACTGGCGCTATAAGGAAGGCGGCAAGGCCGACCAGTTCGAGAACAAGCTGTCGTGGCTGCGCGCGTTGCTCGAGTGGCAAAAAGATATGCGCGACTCGCGCGTGTTCATGGAGAACCTAAAGATCGATTTGTTCGATACTCAGGTTTTCGTTTTTTCTCCGCGCGGCGACGTCTTCTCGATGCCGGCCGGCGGCACGCCGCTCGATTTTGCTTACTCCGTGCATACCGACGTCGGAAATCACTGCGTCGGCGCGAAGGTGAACGGGCGCATCGTTCCGCTCGATTATCAGCTCAATAACGGCGACATTTGCGAGATTCTCGTTAATAAGTCGAGTGCTCGGCCGTCGCTGGATTGGCTTTCGGTCGTCAAGACGTCGAGCGCAAAACACAAGATCAAGCAGTGGTTCCGTAAGGAGCGGCGCGAGGAGAACGTGTTGGCCGGTCAGGAGGCGCTCGAGCAAGAGCTCGTGCGCCAAGGGTTGCGCGTCGACATCGCTCGGGGTGAGCTCATCGAGCGGATCGCCAAGCGGCTCAACGTTCTGACGCCGACGGATCTATTCGCGGCGATCGGCTTCGGCGATCAGTCCGCGCAAGCGGTTGCCAACCGCATTCGCGAGGAAGTCAAAATCGACAACGTCGTGGATCTCACCAAGATCCGCAAAACGCCGGTGCGGCGCAACGCGCGCAAGTCGTCGGGTGTGCGCATCGCCGGGGTCGACGATGTGCTCGTGCGGCTGTCGAAGTGCTGCTCGCCGGTGCCGGGCGACCCGATAATCGGATACGTGACGATCGGTCGCGGGGTCAGCGTGCATCGTGCCGATTGTCCCAACGTCGCTTACATGAACGCAACGCCCGAGCGCATTCTGCAGGCGCAGTGGTTGGTCGACGCCGATCTCACCCACGCCGTCGACGTCGAGGTCGAAGCCGAAGACCGGCCGGCGCTGCTGCAAGATATCATGGGCGTCTTCGCGGAGCTCAAGACCCAGGTCAGCTCGGTCAACGCGCGCGTTCGGCGTGACGGAATGGCGGTGACGAGCCTTACGGTGCAGATACGCGACCTCGACCATCTGCACAAACTTCTGACGAAGCTCGGCTCGCTCAAGAACGTGCGGCGCGTCTACCGCGTCACCAAACGCGAGCGCGTCGCGCCTTAG
- a CDS encoding adenine phosphoribosyltransferase, producing the protein MEIEALIRAIPDFPIPGILFRDITPLLKDKQGFRRAIDLFVERFIGQGIDYVVGIEARGYVLGAPIAYAIGAGFIPVRKPGKLPHEKLTEEYALEYGTNSLEIHADALSQGDRVLVVDDLLATGGTAAATRRLLERLGATVAAFAFLVELDGLHGRKALQGSDVVTFVTY; encoded by the coding sequence ATGGAGATCGAAGCCCTCATTCGAGCGATCCCGGATTTTCCGATTCCCGGGATCCTTTTCCGTGACATTACCCCGTTGTTGAAAGATAAGCAAGGCTTCAGGCGGGCAATCGACCTCTTCGTCGAGCGTTTCATCGGGCAAGGAATCGATTACGTCGTCGGAATCGAGGCCCGCGGCTACGTCCTCGGCGCCCCCATCGCCTATGCGATCGGCGCGGGATTCATTCCGGTACGCAAACCCGGAAAGCTTCCGCACGAGAAGCTGACCGAGGAATACGCGCTGGAGTATGGTACGAACTCGCTCGAAATTCACGCCGACGCGCTCTCTCAGGGAGACCGCGTGCTGGTGGTCGACGATCTGCTAGCCACCGGCGGAACGGCGGCCGCGACGCGCCGTCTGCTGGAACGCCTCGGCGCTACCGTCGCCGCATTTGCCTTTCTCGTCGAGCTCGACGGCCTTCACGGCCGTAAAGCGTTACAGGGGTCTGATGTCGTCACGTTCGTTACGTATTAG
- a CDS encoding NB-ARC domain-containing protein: MAQNLPRHAMPIVGREREIASTVEALHGSHLVTISGAGGIGKTRLAVEVAHVALSNGSGGDGWFVDLAPVSDPQIVPHAVAAAIGLELTPKQDPVEALVVALRNQRVLLVLDNCEHLLAPTSAFVRSIVAACPHVRVLATSREPLGVEGEFVYRLGTLDEEAAMELFSEYALQADPSFSPAGRNLPVLRDICKRCDGIALAIVLAAANIRVMPLGQLRARLDGRFRLLVAGSRTLMLPRHQTMQALIDWSYELLTENERRVFTRLGVFSGSFDKEAARAVVAGDDENGEALDAVVDALVVKSMLVSENERYRMLESIRQYAIEHLDAADQKRARAAHAAFFARRAAEAADTFGEGSEEAWLARHGFDLDNFRAALDWLRNDDLRSAASVAADLADFWEFNNLAGEGLRRSEVILAGLAFPDKLESLRLLLAVARLALSARIYHRSFETAERARKLAEASKDERALAEARRLSGRARYLLAIEPEKSLWDLHDALDVIRKYEKPFAIARALRDYASALAQKDSAEGRKLLLEALELAQSVGWPRLTAHVEINVAEREFRSGNVPSAVERAREVIGVLRRRRSPLQLGHALTNLAAYLSVNGEGDEAISVAREAATIGRAHDTQNYVALPVQSAALVLAARGEIATAARLLGYVDAFYDRYNMKRELTEKIVYERLLALLAQRLSEEEMERERATGRRLDDAEVSALAFVS, from the coding sequence ATGGCCCAGAACCTGCCGCGCCACGCGATGCCGATCGTCGGCCGCGAGCGCGAGATCGCAAGCACCGTCGAGGCGCTGCACGGTTCGCATCTCGTCACGATTTCGGGCGCAGGGGGCATCGGTAAAACGCGTTTGGCCGTCGAAGTCGCGCACGTCGCTCTCAGCAACGGAAGCGGCGGCGACGGCTGGTTCGTCGACCTGGCTCCGGTGAGCGATCCGCAGATCGTGCCGCACGCCGTCGCCGCGGCGATTGGCTTAGAGCTGACGCCGAAGCAGGACCCAGTCGAAGCCCTCGTCGTGGCGCTGCGTAATCAGCGCGTGCTTCTCGTGCTCGATAACTGCGAACATTTGCTGGCGCCGACTTCGGCGTTCGTTCGGTCGATCGTGGCCGCATGTCCGCACGTGCGCGTGCTGGCCACCAGCCGCGAGCCGCTGGGCGTCGAGGGCGAGTTCGTCTATCGCTTGGGTACGCTCGACGAAGAGGCCGCGATGGAGTTATTCTCGGAGTACGCGCTGCAAGCGGATCCGAGCTTCTCGCCGGCGGGGCGCAACCTTCCCGTGCTGCGCGACATCTGCAAGCGTTGTGACGGCATCGCGCTGGCGATCGTGCTCGCAGCGGCAAACATCCGGGTCATGCCGCTAGGTCAACTGCGCGCCCGCCTCGACGGACGATTCCGCTTACTCGTAGCCGGCAGCCGCACCTTGATGTTGCCGCGTCATCAGACGATGCAGGCGCTCATCGACTGGAGCTACGAGCTGCTCACCGAGAACGAACGCCGCGTCTTTACGCGATTGGGCGTTTTTAGCGGCAGTTTCGATAAGGAAGCCGCGCGCGCGGTCGTTGCCGGGGACGATGAGAACGGCGAGGCGCTCGACGCCGTCGTCGACGCGCTCGTGGTAAAGTCGATGCTCGTCTCCGAGAACGAGCGGTACCGCATGCTCGAGTCGATTCGCCAATACGCGATCGAACATTTGGACGCCGCCGATCAAAAACGGGCTCGCGCCGCCCACGCTGCATTTTTTGCACGGCGTGCGGCGGAAGCCGCCGACACTTTTGGTGAAGGATCGGAAGAAGCGTGGCTGGCACGACACGGATTCGATCTCGACAACTTCCGCGCCGCGCTCGATTGGCTGCGCAACGACGACCTTCGCTCGGCCGCGTCGGTCGCCGCGGATTTGGCCGATTTTTGGGAGTTCAACAATCTCGCAGGCGAAGGACTACGCCGTTCCGAGGTCATTCTGGCGGGGCTCGCCTTTCCTGACAAACTCGAATCGCTGCGGCTCCTGCTTGCGGTAGCCCGGCTCGCGCTGTCCGCGCGGATCTATCATCGCAGTTTCGAAACCGCCGAGCGGGCGCGAAAGCTCGCCGAAGCGAGCAAGGACGAACGCGCCCTCGCCGAAGCCCGGCGCCTTTCGGGCCGCGCGCGATATTTGCTCGCGATCGAGCCGGAAAAAAGCTTGTGGGACCTCCACGACGCGCTCGATGTTATTCGCAAGTACGAGAAGCCGTTTGCGATCGCCCGCGCGCTGCGCGACTACGCGTCCGCGCTGGCGCAAAAGGACTCGGCCGAGGGGCGGAAACTCTTGCTCGAAGCGCTCGAGCTCGCGCAGTCGGTCGGCTGGCCGCGCTTGACCGCACACGTCGAGATCAACGTCGCCGAGCGTGAGTTTCGCAGCGGAAACGTTCCGTCCGCGGTCGAGCGCGCGCGCGAAGTCATCGGTGTGCTGCGCCGGCGGCGCTCGCCGCTGCAGCTCGGCCACGCCTTGACCAACTTGGCCGCGTACTTGAGTGTTAACGGCGAAGGTGACGAGGCGATTTCCGTCGCGCGGGAAGCCGCGACCATCGGCCGAGCGCACGACACCCAGAACTACGTCGCGCTCCCGGTGCAAAGCGCCGCGCTTGTGCTGGCGGCGCGCGGCGAGATCGCGACGGCGGCGCGCCTTCTCGGCTACGTCGACGCCTTCTACGACCGCTATAACATGAAGCGCGAGCTGACGGAAAAAATCGTGTACGAGCGTTTGCTGGCGTTGCTCGCGCAACGCCTAAGCGAAGAAGAGATGGAGCGCGAACGCGCGACCGGCCGGCGACTCGACGACGCGGAAGTATCGGCGCTGGCGTTCGTTTCCTAA
- a CDS encoding 4a-hydroxytetrahydrobiopterin dehydratase has translation MSELAQKTCVPCRGGVPPLEPAQSAPLLAQLDSSWRIVSREDPKRGSISLLERTYRFDDFAGALRAAVRVGEIAEEQQHHPNLAVAWGTLGIEIWTHKIGGLTESDFIFAAKCDAALPA, from the coding sequence GTGAGTGAACTAGCGCAAAAGACGTGCGTTCCCTGTCGCGGCGGCGTACCGCCGCTGGAGCCGGCCCAAAGCGCGCCGCTGCTCGCGCAGCTCGATTCGAGCTGGCGCATCGTCTCTCGCGAGGATCCTAAGCGCGGATCGATCTCGCTGCTCGAGAGAACGTACCGCTTCGACGATTTCGCAGGCGCCTTGCGCGCCGCGGTGCGCGTTGGGGAGATCGCCGAGGAGCAGCAGCATCATCCCAACCTTGCCGTCGCGTGGGGAACGTTGGGCATCGAAATCTGGACGCACAAGATCGGCGGTTTGACCGAGAGCGACTTCATCTTCGCCGCCAAGTGCGACGCAGCGCTGCCGGCTTAG
- a CDS encoding alpha/beta hydrolase, with protein MLPFDVAGNGPDLLLIPGVASTRPLWNLVRPQLAESFRTIAFDCRDSSAETASPSAYGMLELVQDTIAVMDAAGSTRAHVLGHSLGGAVTQELAIAHPDRVASLTLVSTWARGDTYAANVMSLMRDLAVHVDDDRSLLAALIYAGWGEATLRDADLFTMTDAALALGPLAPRDAIARQWDLAATVDTLERLERISAPVHVVWGAQDRLLPPWLSRQLASAIPHARTTAIEGCGHLPMVAAPGAFAAAVIGFIAGV; from the coding sequence GTGCTGCCGTTCGACGTAGCCGGAAACGGCCCGGACCTCCTCCTCATTCCCGGCGTCGCGTCGACGCGTCCGCTGTGGAATCTCGTGCGGCCGCAACTCGCCGAAAGCTTTCGCACGATCGCCTTCGATTGCCGCGATAGCAGCGCCGAGACGGCGTCGCCAAGCGCGTACGGCATGCTCGAGCTCGTGCAGGATACGATCGCGGTCATGGACGCGGCCGGATCGACGCGTGCCCACGTGCTCGGTCATTCGCTCGGCGGCGCGGTCACGCAAGAGCTCGCCATCGCCCATCCCGATCGCGTCGCGTCGTTGACCCTCGTCTCCACTTGGGCGCGGGGCGACACGTACGCCGCCAACGTTATGTCGTTGATGCGCGATCTCGCCGTGCACGTCGACGACGACCGTTCGCTGCTCGCGGCGCTGATCTACGCCGGTTGGGGCGAGGCGACCTTACGCGACGCCGATCTGTTTACGATGACCGATGCGGCACTGGCGCTCGGCCCGCTCGCACCGCGCGACGCAATCGCGCGGCAGTGGGATCTCGCCGCCACCGTCGACACGCTCGAGCGGCTGGAGCGCATCTCCGCGCCGGTACACGTCGTCTGGGGCGCGCAAGACCGGCTGTTACCGCCATGGCTGTCGCGGCAACTTGCGTCCGCGATCCCGCACGCGCGCACCACGGCGATCGAAGGCTGCGGACATCTTCCGATGGTCGCGGCCCCCGGCGCTTTTGCGGCAGCGGTTATCGGCTTTATCGCCGGAGTCTAG
- a CDS encoding CoA pyrophosphatase, with product MQSLRRQAAVVIGIFRNAPHGVVFVERAAHLRDHPGQIGLPGGSVHPEDADLQATALRELHEEVGIEPARVTIVQRLPMFSQRTVNNFDVTPFVAVIEPGELRIDSSETAGVFTVPLETIVGEGLREGHVEHRGLRVQSLVLDYQGYRIWGFTARILEAFVAQWKEGDLRERVFAALR from the coding sequence GTGCAGTCGCTTCGCCGCCAAGCCGCGGTAGTCATCGGCATCTTTCGCAACGCGCCGCACGGCGTGGTCTTCGTCGAGCGGGCGGCGCACCTGCGCGATCATCCGGGACAGATCGGTTTGCCGGGCGGCAGCGTTCATCCCGAAGATGCGGATCTTCAGGCGACCGCGCTGCGCGAGCTGCACGAGGAAGTCGGCATCGAACCGGCGCGCGTGACGATCGTCCAACGGTTGCCGATGTTCAGCCAGCGCACGGTCAATAACTTCGACGTCACACCGTTCGTGGCGGTGATCGAACCCGGCGAGCTGAGGATCGATTCCAGCGAGACGGCGGGCGTCTTTACGGTTCCGCTCGAGACGATCGTCGGCGAGGGTCTGCGCGAAGGCCACGTCGAGCATCGCGGCCTGCGCGTGCAGAGTCTCGTGCTGGATTACCAGGGCTATCGTATCTGGGGCTTTACCGCCCGGATTCTCGAGGCGTTCGTGGCGCAGTGGAAAGAAGGCGATTTGCGAGAGCGCGTCTTCGCCGCGCTACGCTGA
- a CDS encoding diguanylate cyclase: MRRTLASVPGAASSSPLERAHLVRAFAEVLSTDAPVSDLWDQCCTILAELVDTESVSIVTRESGAQAPPGVLVVPICFGRTLLGAIWLTGAKCGAEQMTLLESCALYAGSRLYHERTTATSERFAQLAFSDGLTGVANRRRFDEALGSEWSRAARDSAPLALIMMDLDFFKGFNDNYGHQAGDLCLQRVAHALHDCVARPADLVARYGGEEFVALLPGTDLAGATQIAEQMRAAVESLSIVHAGSSLQHLSMSLGVACDTPASGQDAGSLLNAADDALYRAKLGGRNRVYARDYQSAAEPARPRRIAALNNLPLQLTRTIGRKTEIAQVAGLLGKHRLVSIVGTGGTGKTRTVIEVASEGTNRFADGAWFVDLSPVTDPSLIASRIAAAFAGEVSLDESATDALAIILESKDMLLVLDNCEHLIGDVANLSIALLRHCQKLTILATSREPLGIAGEAVYRLPLLSMPAAGTEVTAAAAIEYDAVALFTERAMEVKRDFVLDDSNVALVVEVCRAVDGIALAIELAASRVGVIGLAQVAQRLREFRLLTGGDRTAVPRQRTMHAMIGWSYDLLTEAEQTLLRRLAVFAGSFTFDAVTEICSGTHVEAEDVFDLLTGLIRKSLSTGDPDHDDRYRLLDSIHAFASEKLHEAGEVEWLERRHADYYEAMTRQADAMYRRTPSREWLDALEPDVDNFRVALDWSLDRRGDVVLGAALAAATSNFFNDYMPSEATRWMVRALELLPKGRAPRVEGRLNLLMTTSGRDLPAARMRAAGERAIEIFRANLDRQQLAEALRGTAQIIGWYFRDDRALADELACESIEIARDLGDPIQLALSLRTRGLTIDISDFPAKRAVLEESLALMRAHGNDRQIASMLTWISDLECSAGEDRRALEYGREAEAFARRSGSNEIYATAVVNLANYACALSEWELARQAIRDAIAVSRKTRFHPTLTFALQAYAFVATEFGDPERGAMLLGFCNGRFGTLHPGRQADQSEEVLYRRLLATLNEELDETALARATAAGATMKEDEAIALTSA, encoded by the coding sequence GTGAGGCGCACGCTCGCTTCGGTCCCCGGCGCAGCATCATCGAGCCCGTTAGAACGCGCTCATTTGGTGCGGGCGTTCGCCGAGGTGCTCTCGACCGACGCTCCGGTCTCCGACTTATGGGACCAGTGCTGCACGATTCTCGCCGAACTCGTCGACACCGAGTCGGTGTCGATCGTGACGCGCGAGTCCGGTGCGCAGGCGCCGCCGGGAGTGCTCGTCGTGCCGATTTGTTTCGGCAGAACGCTGCTCGGCGCGATCTGGTTAACGGGAGCAAAGTGCGGCGCCGAGCAGATGACGCTGCTGGAATCGTGTGCGCTTTATGCCGGATCGAGACTCTACCACGAGCGCACGACGGCGACGAGCGAGCGATTCGCGCAGCTTGCGTTTTCCGACGGCTTGACCGGGGTCGCCAATCGCCGGCGGTTCGATGAGGCGCTCGGATCGGAATGGTCGCGCGCGGCCCGCGATAGCGCGCCGCTCGCGCTGATCATGATGGATCTCGACTTCTTCAAGGGCTTCAACGATAACTACGGTCACCAGGCCGGCGATTTGTGCTTGCAGCGCGTCGCGCACGCGCTGCACGACTGTGTCGCGCGTCCCGCCGATCTCGTCGCGCGCTACGGCGGCGAAGAGTTCGTCGCATTGCTTCCGGGAACCGATCTGGCCGGCGCAACCCAAATCGCCGAACAGATGCGCGCGGCCGTCGAATCGCTGAGCATCGTTCACGCCGGATCGTCGCTGCAGCACCTATCGATGAGCTTAGGTGTCGCATGCGACACGCCGGCCTCGGGGCAGGATGCCGGTTCGCTACTCAACGCTGCCGATGACGCACTGTACCGTGCGAAACTCGGCGGCCGCAATCGCGTCTACGCACGCGATTATCAAAGCGCCGCCGAGCCGGCGCGCCCGCGCCGCATCGCCGCGCTCAACAACTTGCCGCTGCAGCTCACGCGCACGATCGGTCGCAAGACCGAGATCGCTCAAGTCGCCGGCCTGCTCGGCAAACACCGCCTCGTCTCGATCGTGGGTACCGGCGGTACGGGCAAGACGCGCACGGTCATCGAGGTGGCTTCCGAGGGAACGAACCGTTTCGCCGACGGAGCGTGGTTCGTCGATCTTTCGCCCGTCACCGACCCATCGCTCATCGCGTCGCGCATCGCCGCCGCGTTCGCCGGCGAAGTTTCTCTCGATGAGAGCGCGACCGACGCGCTGGCCATCATTCTCGAATCGAAAGACATGCTGCTGGTGCTCGATAACTGCGAGCACTTGATCGGCGACGTCGCCAATCTTTCGATCGCGCTGCTGCGCCATTGTCAGAAGCTGACGATTCTCGCGACCAGCCGCGAGCCGCTGGGAATCGCCGGCGAGGCCGTCTACCGCCTTCCGTTGCTCTCGATGCCGGCGGCGGGTACGGAAGTGACCGCGGCTGCGGCGATCGAGTACGACGCCGTCGCGCTGTTCACCGAACGCGCGATGGAAGTAAAGCGCGACTTCGTGCTCGACGACTCTAACGTTGCGCTCGTCGTCGAAGTTTGCCGTGCCGTCGACGGGATCGCGTTGGCCATCGAGTTGGCGGCCTCGCGCGTCGGGGTGATCGGGCTTGCCCAAGTCGCGCAGCGCCTGCGCGAGTTTCGTCTGCTGACCGGCGGCGACCGTACCGCCGTTCCGCGGCAGCGGACGATGCACGCCATGATCGGCTGGAGCTACGATCTGTTGACGGAGGCCGAGCAAACGCTGTTGCGGCGCCTCGCCGTTTTCGCCGGCAGCTTCACCTTCGATGCCGTCACCGAGATCTGCTCGGGAACGCACGTGGAAGCCGAGGACGTCTTCGACCTGCTGACCGGTCTCATTCGCAAGTCGCTGTCAACCGGTGATCCCGATCACGACGATCGCTACCGCTTACTCGATTCGATTCACGCGTTTGCCAGCGAGAAATTGCACGAGGCGGGTGAGGTCGAGTGGCTCGAGCGTCGCCACGCGGACTACTACGAGGCAATGACGCGTCAGGCCGACGCGATGTACCGGCGCACGCCTTCTCGCGAGTGGCTTGACGCGCTCGAGCCGGACGTCGACAACTTTCGCGTGGCTCTCGATTGGTCGCTCGATCGGCGCGGCGACGTCGTCCTGGGCGCCGCCCTCGCGGCAGCCACGTCGAATTTCTTTAACGACTACATGCCCAGCGAAGCGACGCGCTGGATGGTGCGCGCACTCGAACTGCTGCCCAAAGGAAGGGCGCCTCGCGTCGAGGGCCGCTTGAATCTCTTGATGACGACTTCGGGTCGCGACCTTCCGGCCGCACGGATGCGCGCGGCGGGCGAGCGCGCCATCGAGATCTTCCGCGCGAATCTCGATCGTCAGCAGTTGGCCGAAGCGCTGCGCGGCACGGCGCAGATAATCGGGTGGTATTTCCGCGACGATCGCGCGCTCGCCGACGAGCTGGCGTGCGAATCGATCGAGATCGCACGCGATTTGGGCGATCCGATCCAGCTCGCGTTGTCGCTGCGTACCCGCGGCTTGACGATCGACATTTCGGACTTCCCGGCCAAGCGCGCCGTCCTGGAAGAGAGCCTTGCACTGATGCGCGCGCACGGCAACGACCGGCAGATCGCCAGCATGCTGACGTGGATCAGCGACCTCGAGTGTTCGGCCGGCGAAGATCGTCGCGCGCTCGAGTACGGGCGCGAGGCCGAAGCGTTCGCCAGGCGTTCCGGGTCGAACGAGATCTATGCGACGGCAGTCGTCAACCTGGCCAACTACGCCTGCGCATTGAGCGAATGGGAGCTCGCGCGGCAAGCGATACGCGATGCGATCGCCGTGTCGCGCAAGACGCGTTTCCATCCGACTTTGACGTTCGCGCTTCAGGCCTACGCGTTCGTCGCAACGGAGTTCGGCGATCCGGAACGCGGCGCGATGCTGCTCGGCTTTTGCAACGGGCGCTTCGGCACGCTCCATCCCGGGCGCCAAGCCGATCAAAGTGAGGAAGTGCTGTACCGCCGGCTGCTCGCGACGCTAAACGAAGAGCTCGACGAAACCGCGCTGGCGCGGGCGACGGCCGCCGGCGCGACGATGAAAGAAGACGAAGCGATCGCTCTGACTTCAGCGTAG